From the Amycolatopsis thermoflava N1165 genome, one window contains:
- a CDS encoding TetR/AcrR family transcriptional regulator yields MANGTTSRPGRGGRERVLAAASRLFATQGINATSMEDVAAQAPVSKRTLYAHFPTKDDLVLAQLRALVESGDTLHAVLTREDIPARDRLLAMFDIPAPATGPVRGCPFLDAAAEFPDPDSAAHAYARAQKLLMLRLVTDLVTELGVAEPELLAEQLVTLADGAAIRAMTLNDAGYGRHARAAAATLIDHAERTPAE; encoded by the coding sequence GTGGCGAACGGAACGACCAGTAGACCGGGACGCGGGGGGCGGGAGCGGGTGCTCGCCGCGGCGAGCAGGCTGTTCGCGACCCAGGGGATCAACGCGACATCGATGGAGGACGTGGCGGCACAGGCCCCGGTGTCGAAGCGAACGCTGTACGCGCACTTCCCGACGAAGGACGACCTCGTCCTCGCCCAGCTCCGCGCCCTGGTGGAGTCCGGGGACACCCTGCACGCCGTGCTGACCAGGGAGGACATCCCGGCCCGCGACCGGCTGCTGGCGATGTTCGACATCCCCGCCCCTGCGACCGGCCCGGTGCGCGGCTGCCCCTTCCTCGACGCCGCGGCGGAGTTCCCCGACCCTGACAGCGCCGCGCACGCCTACGCGCGCGCACAGAAGCTGCTGATGCTCCGCCTGGTGACCGACCTGGTCACCGAGCTGGGCGTCGCCGAACCCGAGCTACTCGCGGAGCAGCTCGTCACGCTCGCCGACGGGGCCGCGATCCGCGCGATGACCCTCAACGACGCCGGCTACGGCCGCCACGCCCGCGCCGCCGCCGCGACCCTCATCGACCACGCGGAACGCACGCCAGCCGAGTAG
- a CDS encoding fumarylacetoacetate hydrolase family protein → MRIGNLRGRAHLLRDRAAIDIAKASGGRFGPEPADLFARWPEFVEWARTARTDGGEPYRPEDLGAPVPRSRQVFAVGLNYAEHAAETGLRAGGVPSVFTKFADSLTGPHGRIVLSGPSVDWEVELVVVMAREARNVAEADAWNYVAGLTVGQDFSDRDVQMSGAPPQFSLGKSFPGFGPLGPAVVTFDELTTPLRLRCWVNDELVQDGHTGQMILPVGALIERISAVCTLHPGDLIFTGTPAGVGMGRTPPRYLTPGDVVRTRIDGIGEMRHVFVEEA, encoded by the coding sequence ATGCGCATCGGAAATCTGCGCGGCCGTGCCCACCTGTTGCGCGACCGCGCGGCGATCGACATCGCCAAAGCCAGTGGCGGCCGGTTCGGGCCCGAGCCCGCGGACCTGTTCGCCCGCTGGCCGGAGTTCGTGGAGTGGGCGAGAACCGCGCGCACCGACGGCGGCGAGCCCTACCGGCCCGAGGATCTGGGTGCGCCGGTTCCGCGGTCGCGTCAGGTCTTCGCCGTCGGCCTGAACTACGCGGAGCACGCGGCGGAGACGGGTTTGCGCGCCGGTGGGGTGCCGTCGGTGTTCACGAAGTTCGCCGACTCCCTGACCGGCCCGCACGGCCGCATCGTGCTCAGCGGGCCCTCCGTGGATTGGGAGGTGGAACTCGTCGTCGTCATGGCACGGGAAGCGCGGAACGTCGCGGAGGCGGACGCCTGGAACTACGTCGCCGGGCTCACCGTGGGGCAGGATTTCAGCGATCGGGACGTGCAGATGAGCGGGGCGCCACCGCAGTTCTCGCTCGGCAAGAGCTTCCCCGGCTTCGGCCCGCTCGGGCCCGCGGTGGTGACCTTCGACGAGCTCACGACGCCGTTGCGGCTGCGGTGCTGGGTCAACGACGAACTCGTCCAAGATGGTCACACCGGGCAGATGATCCTCCCGGTGGGCGCGTTGATCGAGCGGATCTCGGCGGTGTGCACGCTGCACCCAGGGGACCTCATCTTCACCGGCACACCGGCCGGGGTGGGGATGGGACGGACCCCGCCGAGGTACCTCACCCCCGGCGACGTCGTCCGCACCCGCATCGACGGCATCGGGGAGATGAGGCACGTCTTCGTCGAGGAGGCGTGA
- a CDS encoding RidA family protein, translating into MTIAPSYANPPGVGAPFSAYSHVARAGELLFVAGQCGIAEDNSVTGPDVRTQTIRAYANVRTILESQGATLRDVVRFVSYLTSRDHVADFYAAREEYFAEHYPRGQFPPNTLLIVGGLVRADLLVEIDATAYRQEG; encoded by the coding sequence ATGACCATCGCACCGAGTTATGCGAACCCGCCCGGAGTCGGGGCGCCGTTCAGCGCGTACTCGCACGTGGCGCGCGCGGGCGAGCTGCTGTTCGTCGCCGGCCAGTGCGGGATCGCCGAGGACAATTCCGTGACCGGCCCCGACGTGCGGACCCAGACGATCCGCGCCTACGCCAACGTGCGCACCATCCTCGAATCGCAGGGCGCCACCCTCCGGGACGTCGTACGGTTCGTCAGCTACCTCACGTCACGGGATCACGTCGCCGACTTCTACGCGGCCCGCGAAGAGTACTTCGCCGAGCACTACCCGCGGGGGCAGTTTCCGCCGAACACCCTGCTGATCGTCGGTGGACTGGTGCGGGCGGACCTGCTGGTCGAGATCGACGCGACCGCGTACCGGCAGGAGGGGTGA
- a CDS encoding alpha/beta hydrolase yields MTEPGGEPADPRLARPHPVRVLDGAVSYLDIRYATVTGWRPLTLDLHLPLDAGGPLPVVVYAHGGGFVGGSKEMGPWATLPARGIAVASVGYRLAGEVAHPGPVEDVLAAIRWVRARGREYGLDPGRVAGWGSSAGAYLMARAAFSDDVPLSALVLHYPVTDFGLLLSDASTVEEREALAKMVRTFLDVPAWPGEDQLAAVSVVTAARRARYRPPVHLSHGDGDRRCGLAQSRRLHEVVLAAGGRSELLVVPGADHADPVFATPAVVDPAVEFLRAAWARHVPLE; encoded by the coding sequence ATGACGGAGCCCGGTGGCGAGCCGGCCGATCCCCGGTTGGCGCGGCCACATCCGGTGCGGGTGCTCGACGGAGCGGTGTCCTACCTCGACATCCGGTATGCCACAGTGACCGGCTGGCGTCCGCTGACCCTGGACCTGCACCTGCCCCTGGACGCCGGCGGTCCGCTGCCCGTCGTGGTCTACGCGCACGGTGGCGGTTTCGTCGGCGGGAGCAAGGAAATGGGGCCGTGGGCGACGCTGCCCGCACGCGGGATCGCGGTCGCGTCGGTCGGTTACCGGCTGGCCGGCGAGGTCGCCCACCCCGGCCCGGTCGAGGACGTGCTGGCGGCGATCCGCTGGGTGCGGGCGCGCGGTCGCGAGTACGGGCTGGACCCCGGCCGCGTCGCCGGGTGGGGGAGCTCGGCGGGGGCGTACCTGATGGCCCGCGCCGCGTTCTCCGACGACGTGCCGCTGTCCGCGCTGGTATTGCACTATCCGGTCACGGATTTCGGGCTGTTGCTGTCGGATGCGTCCACAGTGGAGGAGCGGGAGGCCCTGGCGAAGATGGTTCGCACGTTCCTCGACGTTCCGGCCTGGCCGGGCGAGGACCAGCTCGCCGCGGTTTCGGTGGTGACCGCCGCGCGCCGGGCCCGCTACCGGCCGCCCGTCCACCTCAGCCACGGCGACGGCGACCGGCGGTGCGGCCTGGCCCAGAGCCGCCGGTTGCACGAGGTCGTCCTGGCGGCGGGCGGCCGGTCCGAGCTGCTCGTCGTGCCCGGGGCCGACCACGCCGACCCGGTGTTCGCGACGCCGGCCGTCGTCGATCCCGCCGTCGAGTTCCTGCGCGCGGCGTGGGCGCGACACGTTCCGCTGGAGTGA
- a CDS encoding helix-turn-helix domain-containing protein has product MRSVETRLAWESFQSGAQARIRQEIVASWRRSRSNGVDPDRLDLAHGEIDVQSPFVRVAAPVLLGMADLLTGSDTSLALADPDGILTWRWESERTLTRDLDRIEFEPGSQVAEQSAGTNGIGVAATTRRPSIVIGAEHYKQPWHPWACVAAPVVHPITRRVAGMVNVACHADDANHLLLVAVRALVDGITTALGEAATSRQRRMLDAHLSFRSASAGPVVTLDRQTMIVEDDAAELGLDRPTLWAAVLEAGPSASEIALADGLRARLYPVTPGRLDDGVVLVLTRGSTPGGAASGREAAAYGPLERAEVRVITDTLAECGGNKSEAAARLGISRGTLYQRLRRYRLG; this is encoded by the coding sequence ATGAGATCGGTGGAGACCCGGCTGGCTTGGGAGAGTTTCCAGTCCGGCGCGCAGGCCCGGATCCGCCAGGAGATCGTCGCGTCGTGGCGGCGCTCCCGCAGCAACGGCGTCGACCCGGACCGGCTGGACCTGGCGCACGGCGAGATCGACGTGCAATCCCCGTTCGTCCGCGTCGCGGCGCCGGTGCTGCTCGGCATGGCCGACCTGCTGACCGGCAGCGACACCTCGCTCGCCCTCGCCGACCCCGACGGGATCCTGACGTGGCGCTGGGAGTCCGAGCGGACCCTCACCCGGGATCTGGACCGGATCGAGTTCGAGCCCGGTTCCCAGGTCGCCGAGCAGAGCGCCGGCACCAACGGCATCGGGGTCGCCGCGACCACGCGCCGCCCCTCGATCGTGATCGGCGCCGAGCACTACAAGCAACCGTGGCACCCGTGGGCCTGCGTCGCCGCACCGGTGGTCCACCCGATCACCCGGCGCGTCGCGGGCATGGTCAACGTGGCGTGCCACGCCGACGACGCGAACCACCTGCTGCTGGTCGCGGTCCGGGCACTGGTCGACGGGATCACCACCGCGCTGGGCGAGGCCGCGACCTCCCGGCAGCGGCGAATGCTCGACGCGCACCTGTCCTTCCGCTCCGCCTCGGCCGGGCCCGTCGTCACCCTCGACCGCCAGACGATGATCGTCGAGGACGACGCCGCCGAACTGGGCCTGGACCGGCCGACCCTGTGGGCGGCGGTGCTGGAGGCGGGTCCGTCCGCGAGCGAGATCGCGCTCGCGGACGGCCTCCGCGCACGCCTGTACCCGGTCACCCCGGGCCGGCTCGACGACGGCGTCGTGCTGGTGCTCACGCGCGGCTCCACACCGGGCGGGGCGGCATCCGGCCGGGAGGCCGCGGCCTACGGACCGCTGGAGCGGGCCGAGGTCCGGGTCATCACGGACACCCTCGCCGAGTGCGGGGGCAACAAGTCGGAGGCGGCGGCACGCCTGGGCATCTCCCGCGGCACGCTCTACCAGCGGCTCCGCCGCTACCGGCTGGGATAA
- a CDS encoding TetR/AcrR family transcriptional regulator produces MAGRRRGAELEKALLDAAWEELMAGGYAGFTMDAVVRRAGTSPPVLYRRWPDRDALVRAAIAHALERARVDVPDTGSLREDVLTLMREINTTRARLITVMNAQLSSYYQETGTSPGDVLTARHEKATDVLFDRAVSRGEITADRLSERIKSLPFDLLRHEILVTFAPVPDHVLEEIVDTIFLPLIGL; encoded by the coding sequence ATGGCCGGACGACGGCGTGGAGCGGAACTGGAGAAGGCGCTCCTCGATGCGGCGTGGGAAGAACTCATGGCCGGCGGCTACGCCGGGTTCACCATGGACGCCGTGGTCCGGCGCGCCGGCACCAGCCCGCCCGTGCTCTACCGCCGCTGGCCCGACCGCGACGCGCTCGTCCGGGCGGCGATCGCGCACGCCCTGGAGCGGGCACGGGTGGACGTCCCCGACACCGGAAGCCTGCGGGAGGACGTCCTGACCCTGATGCGCGAGATCAACACCACGCGCGCCCGGCTCATCACCGTGATGAACGCGCAGCTGTCCTCCTACTACCAGGAGACCGGCACCAGCCCCGGCGACGTGCTCACCGCGCGGCACGAGAAGGCCACGGACGTCCTGTTCGACCGCGCGGTCAGCCGCGGGGAGATCACCGCGGACCGGTTGAGCGAGCGCATCAAGTCGCTCCCCTTCGATCTGCTGCGCCACGAAATCCTGGTGACCTTCGCCCCGGTGCCCGACCACGTCCTGGAGGAGATCGTCGACACGATCTTCCTCCCCCTCATCGGCCTGTGA
- a CDS encoding NAD(P)-dependent alcohol dehydrogenase, which produces MKAVRLHDYHKQPIVEEVPEPVLSGPLDVIVRIGGAGVCRTDLHIIEGQWADAMAPRLPYTLGHENAGWVQAVGAGVSNVEVGDAVILHPQPSCGLCLACREGRDMACAAAAFPGVSDHDGGMAEYLRTTARACVKLDPATDPADVAALADAGLTAYHAVRKAVPLLPPGSTAVVQGAGGLGHIGIQVLAALTATKIVVVDRDPAALALAARLGADTTVRADGNQVSAVLDVTRGRGAEVVFDFVAEQGAENDAWDMTAAGGSLFVVGYGGELRIPTVAAVAAEKNVVGNMVGTYRDLVELMVLAESGKVNLHTRRYPLDAAAEAFDDLALNRIRGRAILVPQA; this is translated from the coding sequence ATGAAAGCCGTGCGCCTGCACGACTACCACAAACAGCCGATCGTCGAGGAGGTGCCGGAACCGGTCCTGTCCGGACCGCTGGACGTGATCGTGCGGATCGGGGGCGCCGGCGTGTGCCGGACCGACCTGCACATCATCGAGGGGCAGTGGGCCGACGCGATGGCGCCGCGGCTGCCCTACACCCTGGGACACGAGAACGCGGGCTGGGTGCAGGCTGTGGGCGCCGGGGTCAGCAACGTCGAGGTCGGGGACGCGGTGATCCTGCACCCGCAGCCCTCGTGCGGGCTGTGCCTGGCCTGCCGGGAGGGCCGGGACATGGCCTGCGCCGCGGCCGCCTTCCCCGGGGTGTCCGATCACGACGGCGGCATGGCCGAGTACCTGCGCACGACCGCGCGGGCGTGCGTGAAGCTCGACCCCGCCACCGACCCGGCCGACGTCGCCGCGCTGGCCGACGCCGGGCTCACCGCCTACCACGCGGTGCGCAAGGCGGTTCCGCTGCTGCCACCCGGCAGCACGGCCGTCGTCCAAGGGGCCGGGGGACTGGGCCACATCGGCATCCAGGTCCTCGCCGCCCTGACGGCGACGAAGATCGTCGTGGTCGACCGGGACCCGGCCGCGCTCGCGCTCGCCGCCCGCCTCGGCGCGGACACGACGGTGCGGGCCGACGGCAACCAGGTGAGCGCGGTCCTGGACGTGACGAGGGGGCGCGGCGCCGAGGTCGTGTTCGACTTCGTCGCCGAGCAGGGCGCGGAGAACGACGCCTGGGACATGACCGCGGCAGGCGGTTCCCTGTTCGTCGTCGGGTACGGCGGGGAACTGCGGATCCCGACGGTGGCGGCCGTGGCGGCCGAGAAGAACGTCGTCGGCAACATGGTCGGCACCTACCGCGACCTGGTCGAGCTGATGGTGCTCGCGGAAAGCGGGAAGGTGAACCTGCACACCCGCCGTTACCCGCTCGACGCGGCCGCCGAGGCGTTCGACGATCTCGCGCTGAACCGGATCCGGGGCCGGGCGATCCTGGTGCCGCAGGCATGA
- a CDS encoding nitroreductase encodes MSDLAGYAAQLIRGRRATRAFRPTPVPETTLHDVFSLAAAAPSNSNAQPWQVEVVSGARRDALADALVAAHRAGRTSVDFPYSEDIYAPVHQRRRAAFGATLYGALGIGPDERDKRAAYDAESLRFYGAPHVAMLFAPDTAEARLAADVGMYGQTLMLALTAHGVASCPQGLLSFYADTVREVLGISGGKLLFGISFGYADTEAPVNAITVERENLSVTTRFHR; translated from the coding sequence ATGAGTGATCTCGCCGGTTATGCGGCCCAGCTGATCCGTGGCCGCCGGGCGACCCGGGCGTTCCGCCCGACGCCGGTTCCGGAGACGACGCTCCACGACGTGTTTTCCTTGGCGGCAGCCGCCCCGTCGAACTCCAACGCGCAGCCCTGGCAGGTCGAGGTGGTCAGCGGCGCGCGGCGCGACGCCCTCGCGGACGCGCTGGTGGCCGCGCACCGGGCCGGCCGGACGTCGGTCGACTTCCCCTACAGCGAGGACATCTACGCACCTGTGCACCAGCGACGCCGCGCCGCCTTCGGCGCCACGCTCTACGGCGCGCTCGGCATCGGCCCGGACGAGCGCGACAAGCGCGCCGCATACGACGCCGAGAGCCTGCGGTTCTACGGCGCCCCGCACGTCGCGATGCTGTTCGCTCCCGACACGGCGGAGGCGCGGCTGGCCGCCGACGTCGGCATGTACGGGCAGACCCTGATGCTCGCACTCACGGCCCACGGCGTGGCGAGCTGTCCGCAGGGCCTGCTGAGCTTCTACGCCGACACCGTCCGGGAGGTCCTCGGCATCAGCGGTGGGAAGCTGCTGTTCGGCATCTCGTTCGGCTACGCCGACACCGAAGCGCCCGTCAACGCGATCACCGTGGAGCGGGAGAACCTGTCCGTCACCACGCGATTCCACCGCTGA
- a CDS encoding MFS transporter, with the protein MSVRDSIDRSGMSRFQIRVIAICLVINLVDGFDVLVMSFAAPGVAGEWGLTDSRVGVLLSSGLVGMALGSAVLAPLADRIGRRPLTLICLTVCTAGMALAALSTGFEMLAACRLLTGLGIGGMVASLPVVITEYAPQRLRGTMIALYGMGLPLGGVLGGAVAKLVVAEYGWRATFVVGAVLTLVMVAGVAAAMPESLDYLISRRPRGALEKVNRLLERMRLPAVDTLPDPEPGERRVRVTTLLTRDAARTVLLWIAYFVMMAGFYFAASWTPLLLQHSGSSAQQGMNAGLLLNLGGIAGTLLFGLIALKVRLRGLTIACFLAAGLSYLAMSLFLDSAVAALSAAVAVGMFINASGNGLNAIAPGLYAPAVRATGVGWAMAFGRIGALTAPVLAGLLLDNSWSPRSLFGLLVVPLVAAAVAVFVITVPRRTARTTTAAETPAPLA; encoded by the coding sequence ATGTCCGTGCGGGATTCCATCGACCGGTCGGGGATGAGCCGGTTCCAGATCAGGGTCATCGCGATCTGTCTGGTGATCAACCTCGTCGACGGGTTCGACGTCCTCGTGATGTCCTTCGCGGCTCCCGGCGTGGCAGGCGAGTGGGGGCTCACCGATTCCCGGGTGGGAGTGCTGCTCAGCAGCGGACTGGTGGGGATGGCGCTCGGCTCGGCCGTGCTCGCGCCGCTGGCCGACCGCATCGGGAGGCGACCACTCACGCTGATCTGCCTGACCGTGTGCACCGCCGGGATGGCACTGGCCGCGCTCAGCACCGGGTTCGAGATGCTCGCGGCCTGCCGTCTCCTGACCGGTCTCGGCATCGGCGGCATGGTGGCGAGCCTGCCCGTGGTCATCACGGAATACGCGCCGCAGCGGCTGCGCGGCACGATGATCGCCCTGTACGGGATGGGACTGCCGCTCGGCGGTGTGCTCGGTGGTGCGGTCGCGAAGCTCGTGGTCGCCGAGTACGGCTGGCGCGCCACCTTCGTCGTGGGCGCTGTGCTGACCCTGGTCATGGTGGCCGGGGTGGCCGCGGCGATGCCGGAATCACTGGACTACCTGATCAGCCGCCGTCCCCGCGGGGCGCTGGAGAAGGTCAACCGGCTCCTGGAGCGGATGCGGTTGCCCGCCGTCGACACCCTGCCCGACCCGGAGCCCGGCGAACGCCGGGTGCGGGTGACGACGTTACTGACCCGGGACGCGGCGCGGACGGTCCTGTTGTGGATCGCCTACTTCGTGATGATGGCGGGCTTCTACTTCGCCGCGAGCTGGACGCCGCTGCTGCTGCAGCACAGTGGTTCCTCGGCCCAGCAGGGCATGAACGCCGGGCTCCTGCTCAACCTCGGCGGGATCGCGGGCACCCTGCTGTTCGGCTTGATCGCCCTCAAGGTGCGGCTGCGCGGGCTGACGATCGCCTGCTTCCTCGCGGCGGGACTGTCGTATCTGGCGATGAGCCTGTTCCTCGATTCCGCCGTCGCCGCGTTGAGCGCCGCGGTCGCGGTCGGCATGTTCATCAACGCCAGTGGCAACGGGCTCAACGCCATCGCTCCCGGTCTCTACGCCCCGGCGGTGCGCGCGACCGGGGTCGGCTGGGCCATGGCGTTCGGCCGCATCGGCGCCCTGACCGCACCGGTGCTGGCCGGGCTGCTTCTGGACAACTCCTGGTCCCCCCGCTCGCTGTTCGGGCTTCTCGTCGTGCCCCTGGTGGCGGCCGCCGTCGCGGTCTTCGTGATCACCGTGCCCCGGCGGACGGCGCGGACGACCACAGCCGCCGAAACACCCGCTCCGCTCGCCTGA
- a CDS encoding cupin domain-containing protein, whose translation MEFKVEWDGDVTLVHPEREQRAKQDVNALFGVNGVTTPSKHLSLLVTSLGPGEKSNVHYHLEHESALYGLRGSVHFFWGAELEHDLIVGVGDFLYIPPFCPHVSYNRSLTGDAAFVTARTDAFEQERVVLLPELEDDRCKPRVSYVD comes from the coding sequence ATGGAGTTCAAGGTCGAATGGGACGGTGACGTCACCCTGGTGCACCCGGAGCGGGAGCAGCGCGCCAAGCAGGACGTCAACGCGCTCTTCGGGGTGAACGGGGTGACCACGCCCTCGAAGCACCTGTCGCTCCTGGTGACCTCGCTGGGGCCGGGGGAGAAGTCGAACGTCCACTACCACCTCGAGCACGAGTCGGCGCTCTACGGCCTGCGGGGCAGCGTGCACTTCTTCTGGGGCGCCGAACTCGAACACGACCTGATCGTGGGCGTCGGCGACTTCCTGTACATCCCGCCGTTCTGCCCCCACGTGTCCTACAACCGGAGCCTGACCGGGGACGCGGCGTTCGTCACCGCTCGCACCGACGCGTTCGAGCAGGAGCGCGTCGTGCTGTTGCCCGAGCTCGAGGACGACCGGTGCAAGCCCCGGGTGTCCTACGTCGACTGA
- a CDS encoding FAD-dependent monooxygenase, whose amino-acid sequence MIEVPVLVVGGGPVGMSLALLLDRFGVESLLVERRPATTTHPKARGCHPRTMELFRIWGIEDRVRRAGLPQESDVACWCESLNGPLVAYTEPAPSLHTPAPRSIVPQDAVEEALDDALSARPLAQVRRSTELVSLAQDADGVTARVRRASDGDEFDVRARYLVGCDGANSRVRETAGIAMDGPETLALMANHYYRADVGHLPHVRSAIGFLVRPRDRSRPDVNVLATGPDGDRWLAVQKLREGEEPLSEERLIQDVREQWEMPDLKVERINVMTWRMSAQVAQRFREGRVFLAGDAAHRFPTAGGNGLNSGVQDVHNLAWKLAMVLSGRAGDVLLDTYDSERRPVAQSNTDFAVRNQTRIDEMDEAFRRREEDPQRWRDLLIDQNKQLHSDGHTLGYIYTRGAVVDDGSPVPPYDSQYYWPTDRPGARFPHFWLDVNKTESSIDWFDTEFVLVCGPDADGWDRAGQDLAASAVVPLRVKRLPHLLGPLSIGREGAALVRPDGHVAWRARQAGEGAELSAALGRVLAGGTLAHATA is encoded by the coding sequence ATGATCGAGGTACCTGTGCTCGTCGTCGGCGGGGGACCGGTCGGGATGAGCCTCGCGCTGCTGCTCGACCGGTTCGGGGTGGAGAGCCTGCTCGTCGAGCGACGGCCCGCCACGACCACGCACCCGAAGGCCCGGGGTTGCCATCCGCGGACGATGGAGCTGTTCCGCATCTGGGGGATCGAGGACCGGGTGCGCCGCGCGGGGCTGCCGCAGGAGTCGGACGTGGCCTGCTGGTGTGAAAGCCTGAACGGGCCGTTGGTGGCCTACACCGAGCCCGCGCCGAGCCTGCACACCCCGGCGCCGCGCTCGATCGTGCCCCAGGACGCGGTGGAGGAGGCACTGGACGACGCGCTGTCCGCCCGGCCGCTGGCGCAGGTGCGCCGGTCCACCGAACTGGTTTCCCTCGCCCAGGACGCCGACGGGGTGACCGCGCGGGTACGGCGGGCCTCCGACGGCGACGAGTTCGACGTCCGGGCGCGGTACCTGGTCGGGTGCGACGGCGCGAACAGCCGGGTGCGCGAGACCGCCGGCATCGCGATGGACGGCCCGGAGACCCTGGCGCTCATGGCGAACCACTACTACCGCGCCGACGTCGGGCACCTGCCGCACGTCCGCAGCGCGATCGGGTTCCTGGTCCGGCCGCGCGACCGCAGCAGGCCCGACGTGAACGTCCTGGCCACCGGTCCGGACGGGGACCGGTGGCTGGCGGTGCAGAAGCTGCGGGAGGGCGAGGAGCCGCTGTCCGAGGAGCGCCTGATCCAGGACGTGCGGGAGCAGTGGGAGATGCCCGACCTGAAGGTCGAGCGCATCAACGTGATGACCTGGCGGATGAGCGCCCAGGTCGCGCAACGGTTCCGCGAGGGCAGGGTGTTCCTCGCCGGGGACGCCGCGCACCGGTTCCCCACCGCGGGAGGCAACGGGCTGAACTCCGGCGTCCAGGACGTGCACAACCTGGCGTGGAAGCTCGCGATGGTGCTGTCCGGCCGGGCGGGCGACGTCCTGCTCGACACCTACGACTCCGAGCGCCGCCCGGTCGCGCAGTCCAACACCGACTTCGCCGTGCGCAACCAGACGCGGATCGACGAGATGGACGAGGCGTTCCGCCGCCGCGAGGAGGACCCGCAGCGCTGGCGCGACCTGCTGATCGACCAGAACAAGCAGCTGCACAGCGACGGGCACACGCTGGGCTACATCTACACCCGCGGCGCCGTCGTCGACGACGGTTCCCCCGTGCCGCCGTACGACTCGCAGTACTACTGGCCGACCGACCGGCCCGGCGCGCGGTTCCCGCACTTCTGGCTCGATGTGAACAAGACCGAGTCGAGCATCGACTGGTTCGACACCGAGTTCGTGCTCGTCTGCGGGCCGGACGCCGACGGCTGGGACCGGGCCGGACAGGACCTGGCGGCCTCAGCCGTCGTCCCGCTGCGGGTCAAGCGGCTGCCGCACCTGCTCGGGCCCCTGTCGATTGGCCGGGAGGGCGCGGCGCTCGTGCGTCCGGACGGGCACGTGGCCTGGCGCGCCCGCCAGGCGGGGGAGGGGGCCGAGCTGTCCGCCGCGCTCGGCCGGGTCCTCGCGGGCGGCACCCTCGCTCACGCCACCGCCTGA